From Endozoicomonas sp. 8E, the proteins below share one genomic window:
- the sctO gene encoding type III secretion system stalk subunit SctO: protein MLHELLKVKQIREKSAQDEVRKCEYRLEQAQLEVKNKEQELEEYIDWRCKEEQRLYDNIINTEVKQNELDQLKANVAQMREKDVLLEQAINEARQNVEKAKEQLEQAREVQMKAMQAVEKFEEFTKAQDEEAAKEAARLEDLEMEEFTVRPKF from the coding sequence ATGCTGCACGAACTTCTCAAGGTCAAGCAGATTCGTGAAAAGTCTGCTCAGGACGAAGTGCGTAAATGTGAATACCGTCTGGAGCAGGCTCAGCTGGAAGTCAAAAACAAAGAGCAGGAGCTGGAAGAGTACATTGACTGGCGCTGTAAAGAAGAACAGAGGCTCTACGATAACATTATCAATACCGAGGTGAAGCAGAACGAACTGGACCAGCTGAAAGCCAATGTAGCCCAGATGCGCGAAAAGGATGTACTGCTGGAACAAGCCATCAACGAAGCCAGACAGAATGTCGAGAAGGCCAAAGAGCAGCTAGAGCAGGCCCGTGAAGTTCAAATGAAAGCCATGCAGGCTGTGGAAAAGTTTGAAGAGTTTACCAAAGCTCAGGACGAGGAAGCCGCAAAAGAAGCCGCCCGCCTCGAAGACCTGGAAATGGAAGAATTTACTGTTCGCCCGAAATTCTAG
- the sctS gene encoding type III secretion system export apparatus subunit SctS has product MVDSDIIQLTAQALMLTLILSMPPIIAAAGVGLLISLIQALTQIQEQTLPFAFKLIAVIISIFATARWLGIEIYHYSLAIMNKIPDL; this is encoded by the coding sequence ATGGTAGATTCGGACATCATCCAGCTCACAGCCCAGGCGCTGATGCTGACTCTGATTTTATCCATGCCGCCTATCATTGCTGCGGCTGGCGTAGGTCTGCTGATCAGTTTGATTCAGGCCCTGACTCAGATCCAGGAACAAACCCTGCCCTTCGCCTTCAAGCTGATTGCCGTCATCATCAGTATCTTTGCTACTGCCCGATGGCTGGGCATTGAGATTTATCATTACTCTCTGGCCATCATGAACAAAATCCCGGACCTCTAA
- a CDS encoding MFS transporter yields the protein MSSFFIMINKRVFIPIAAVSFIQGATSLLSVYLSESGISYTIIATLVSLIGIGGLVGGIFGGILSDHYNPKYLSLIISPVWILAPVLLSQENVILKGLALFFIGVGLSGIRSIFLAFIVTRSLEQNLEKYLSMRRLIINLCVSLGSAIVGVLLSKDENNFIIYIIGFGVLFTLSIISIQFKEATHSRKKDNTETINLNSNIPFAFSLIAIFIALICFSYIPVFYTLYLKDIKQFSIEITGYIFSFSGFLIVTLQMPVTKFIEKINLHFRVIIGTLLISSGIYIVQYINSHAGLFASVFIWTLGEIVLFVPALKLVMQYSTVSNGKTISMYQSLFSLSDFAGPAIGGLFILLGYAYLWDFTLLMGIASSFILLILYKTKGFTGEYNHS from the coding sequence TTGAGTTCATTTTTTATAATGATTAATAAAAGAGTTTTCATTCCAATTGCAGCGGTATCCTTTATTCAGGGTGCTACTTCATTATTATCTGTTTACCTGTCAGAGTCTGGTATAAGTTATACAATAATAGCTACCTTAGTTTCTCTTATAGGGATTGGTGGACTGGTTGGGGGAATCTTTGGAGGAATTTTAAGTGACCATTACAACCCTAAATATCTTTCCTTGATTATCTCACCTGTATGGATACTAGCTCCTGTTCTTTTAAGTCAGGAGAACGTTATTCTAAAAGGGCTGGCTCTTTTTTTCATCGGTGTTGGACTCTCTGGTATTCGCTCTATATTTTTAGCATTCATTGTTACACGATCTCTCGAACAGAACCTTGAAAAATATCTATCAATGCGAAGACTTATCATAAATCTTTGTGTATCACTGGGGAGTGCCATAGTAGGCGTATTATTATCGAAAGATGAGAACAACTTCATCATCTACATTATTGGATTTGGAGTTTTGTTCACATTATCTATAATCAGCATTCAGTTCAAAGAGGCTACTCATTCAAGAAAAAAAGATAATACTGAAACTATCAATCTAAACAGTAATATACCCTTTGCCTTTAGTTTAATAGCCATTTTCATTGCTCTGATTTGCTTTAGCTATATCCCTGTTTTTTATACACTCTACCTGAAAGATATCAAGCAATTCAGCATTGAAATAACTGGCTATATTTTTTCTTTCAGTGGCTTTTTAATCGTCACATTACAAATGCCTGTCACAAAGTTCATAGAAAAAATAAACCTTCATTTCAGAGTAATTATCGGAACTTTATTAATAAGTAGCGGTATTTATATAGTCCAATATATAAATAGCCATGCTGGGCTCTTTGCATCTGTTTTTATTTGGACTTTAGGAGAGATAGTTCTATTTGTTCCCGCTCTAAAACTGGTCATGCAATATTCTACTGTTTCAAATGGTAAAACTATATCAATGTACCAGTCTCTCTTTTCTTTGTCTGATTTTGCAGGCCCGGCTATTGGTGGGTTATTTATACTGCTTGGTTATGCCTATCTTTGGGATTTCACTTTACTTATGGGCATTGCCTCGTCTTTCATTCTTTTAATTTTATATAAAACAAAAGGATTCACTGGTGAGTACAATCATAGTTAG
- the sctQ gene encoding type III secretion system cytoplasmic ring protein SctQ has protein sequence MEAIPLKFESISATELQLGQLLCHRKNRYQIELNGVAFTVSLAGLDHQTSSWQADIELAGYPGKLYLGRQVLDFLLPKKLDHQVIKKLPESLRDAAIASSLTPLFNFLGQMLGQSVTLSHLKPAEPTDAPLIAVDLEAENIRSSIQIEYSEVIENLLKSIPPHQSTPLPDIPLWVTLQKGSTLLNRSELNDLEEGDIVFLEKHVSDSEVIVGIKQNVAFLGTLEDTRVTISQRLQAMEEHYDQGYTEYEEPMPEGEAPQAPAGPVDLHDLPVTLMFEVGEQQLTFAELQSLTPGYVFQLSNPIETPVRIRANGQLIGRCQLVEIEGRLGARITELTGKTES, from the coding sequence ATGGAAGCAATACCACTGAAGTTTGAATCAATATCAGCGACCGAGCTTCAGTTGGGGCAGCTCCTGTGTCATCGTAAAAACCGCTACCAGATTGAACTGAACGGTGTCGCATTCACTGTCTCCCTTGCCGGTCTTGATCACCAGACATCGAGTTGGCAGGCCGATATAGAACTGGCGGGCTACCCCGGCAAACTCTACCTTGGCCGGCAGGTTCTGGATTTTCTTCTACCCAAAAAACTCGACCATCAAGTCATTAAAAAACTGCCCGAAAGCCTTCGTGACGCCGCTATTGCCAGCAGCCTGACCCCCCTGTTTAATTTTCTGGGCCAGATGCTAGGTCAGTCTGTCACGCTCAGTCATCTCAAACCTGCAGAGCCGACAGACGCTCCTTTGATTGCAGTGGATCTTGAAGCCGAAAACATCCGCTCAAGTATACAGATTGAGTATTCCGAGGTAATAGAGAACCTGTTGAAGTCAATTCCGCCTCATCAATCCACCCCGCTGCCCGATATACCTTTATGGGTAACCTTGCAAAAAGGCAGCACCTTACTGAATCGCAGTGAACTCAATGACCTAGAAGAAGGCGACATTGTTTTTCTGGAAAAACACGTCAGTGACTCAGAGGTGATTGTAGGAATCAAACAGAATGTTGCTTTTTTGGGCACTCTCGAGGATACCCGGGTCACTATTTCACAGAGGCTTCAGGCTATGGAAGAACATTATGACCAAGGGTACACAGAGTATGAAGAGCCAATGCCGGAAGGTGAAGCTCCTCAGGCACCTGCAGGCCCTGTTGATCTTCATGACCTGCCCGTGACGCTCATGTTCGAAGTGGGCGAACAGCAACTGACATTCGCAGAACTGCAAAGCCTGACGCCAGGGTATGTTTTCCAGCTCAGTAACCCTATAGAAACACCGGTCAGGATCAGAGCCAATGGCCAACTCATTGGTAGATGTCAGCTGGTAGAAATTGAAGGCCGACTCGGAGCCCGGATCACAGAGCTGACGGGTAAGACTGAATCCTAA
- a CDS encoding acetyl-CoA carboxylase biotin carboxylase subunit family protein — protein MSTIIVSINSAIRHNAISPKFYMHNKIIVCVKSGENETLSQHVINNCFKVIKFETFNDIEKQIKENNIDTVNLKVFSTSEDYMYTAAKLRALLSIEGMSFSEVAVFRDKTLMKKKAAQSKIRVPHFNNFEGQSYQEIAEQVGLPFVMKPRDAAGSFGVHIIKCETDFSEAVKDITLADNYAFEEYINGNLYHVDLLVQNGDIVFSVACEYTFPNLDFLSGKPCLSLVLQSDSEVSKNLKAFASQIVRSLELENGPSHIEIFISDQGEMVFLEAACRTPGAIVVPLYEKQFGVNMIEEAINIEQGKPVEKICPASEYHHFAGIFPTIEGEIKQIHEVAIRSEFDLEMHCSVGDSFTGLNSLKNIAGSIVVKNKNYDDLRKDFEYFRKFKLVS, from the coding sequence GTGAGTACAATCATAGTTAGTATCAACTCGGCAATCAGACACAATGCGATTTCACCCAAATTTTATATGCACAATAAAATTATAGTTTGTGTCAAAAGCGGGGAAAATGAGACCCTGAGCCAGCATGTTATTAATAACTGCTTTAAAGTAATTAAATTTGAAACTTTTAATGATATCGAAAAGCAGATCAAAGAAAACAATATTGACACTGTAAATCTAAAAGTTTTTTCTACATCTGAAGATTATATGTATACGGCTGCAAAGCTGAGAGCGTTATTAAGTATTGAAGGAATGAGCTTTTCTGAAGTTGCAGTATTTAGAGATAAAACTTTAATGAAGAAAAAAGCCGCTCAAAGTAAAATACGAGTCCCGCACTTTAACAACTTTGAAGGTCAATCATATCAAGAAATTGCTGAACAGGTAGGCCTGCCTTTCGTAATGAAGCCAAGGGACGCCGCAGGATCTTTTGGAGTACATATAATCAAATGCGAGACAGATTTTTCTGAAGCCGTAAAGGACATAACATTAGCTGATAATTATGCTTTCGAAGAGTACATAAATGGCAACCTTTACCATGTCGATCTTCTGGTTCAGAATGGGGATATAGTCTTTAGTGTTGCTTGCGAATACACCTTTCCGAACCTTGACTTCCTGTCAGGAAAACCCTGCCTGTCATTGGTCCTGCAAAGTGATAGCGAAGTATCAAAAAACCTGAAAGCATTCGCCAGTCAGATTGTCAGATCCCTGGAGCTGGAAAACGGCCCTTCTCACATTGAAATATTTATTTCTGATCAGGGAGAGATGGTTTTTCTCGAAGCCGCCTGTCGGACTCCAGGCGCAATTGTTGTGCCTCTGTATGAAAAGCAGTTCGGAGTCAATATGATTGAAGAGGCTATTAATATTGAACAGGGAAAACCGGTAGAAAAAATTTGTCCTGCTTCTGAATACCATCATTTTGCAGGGATATTCCCGACTATTGAAGGTGAAATCAAACAAATACATGAAGTGGCTATCCGCTCAGAGTTTGACCTTGAAATGCATTGTTCTGTGGGGGATAGTTTTACCGGCTTAAATAGTCTGAAAAATATTGCGGGCAGCATTGTAGTCAAGAATAAAAACTACGATGATTTGAGGAAAGACTTTGAATATTTCAGAAAATTCAAACTGGTGAGCTAA
- the sctR gene encoding type III secretion system export apparatus subunit SctR yields the protein MESGILNLTSPFYLMVPLALMALIPFMAVMGTSFLKLVVVFSILRNATGLQQIPPNIAMNALAIILTLYIMAPIGYESYELLEPEKINFEDLSWIESVRLASAPYKQFLKDNTNENERNFFLKSARLLWPQKYQQELSGDDLIVLLPSFCITELTKAFQIGFLLYLPFIVIDLIVSNILLAMGMMMVSPMTISLPFKLLLFVLLDGWTRLIQGLVLSYG from the coding sequence ATGGAAAGCGGCATTCTGAATTTAACCAGCCCATTTTATTTGATGGTGCCACTGGCACTGATGGCGCTGATTCCATTCATGGCAGTCATGGGCACTTCTTTTTTGAAATTGGTGGTGGTTTTTTCCATTCTCAGAAACGCTACCGGTCTTCAGCAGATTCCACCTAACATTGCCATGAACGCCCTGGCCATTATCCTGACACTCTATATCATGGCACCTATTGGCTATGAATCTTATGAGTTGCTGGAGCCTGAAAAAATTAATTTTGAGGATCTGTCCTGGATCGAGTCTGTCAGGCTCGCCAGCGCCCCTTACAAGCAATTTCTCAAAGACAACACCAACGAAAATGAGCGCAACTTCTTTCTGAAATCTGCACGCCTTCTGTGGCCACAAAAATACCAGCAGGAACTCTCAGGCGATGACTTGATTGTGCTGTTGCCCTCTTTTTGTATCACGGAATTGACCAAGGCATTCCAGATTGGCTTTTTGCTCTATTTGCCCTTCATCGTCATTGATCTGATCGTCTCAAACATCTTGCTGGCCATGGGTATGATGATGGTTTCGCCCATGACCATCAGCTTGCCTTTCAAATTGCTTCTGTTTGTCTTGCTGGACGGCTGGACCCGTTTAATTCAGGGACTGGTATTAAGTTATGGCTAG
- the sctN gene encoding type III secretion system ATPase SctN: MAEALNYLTSALQNAVESSRLLDIRGRVTEVQGMIIKAAVPGVKIGELCELVTPNDDKTSYAEVVGFQGHETVLSPMGEIMGISSTTEVIPTGKVHHVGVGSHLLGHVLDGMGNPLNPAAFEGVEPETWYPVYADSPDPMTRQIIDKPLPLGLRVLDGVLTCGEGQRMGIFAAAGGGKSTLLSMLVKGAEVDVTVLALIGERGRELREFIEHDLGPEGVKKSVIIVATSDKSSMERAKAAYTATAVAEYFRDKGKKVLLLMDSVTRFARAQREIGLAAGEPPTRRGFPPSVFATLPKLMERAGMSDTGSITALYTVLVEGDDMTEPVADETRSILDGHIILSRKLAAANHYPAIDVLSSASRVMNAITPEEHKAAAGKLRELLAKFDEIELLVKVGEYKPGSDAVADEALRKIDAIRTFLKQRTDEFNDYDTTIQQLRHVVGV, translated from the coding sequence GTGGCCGAAGCACTTAACTACCTCACTTCAGCGCTTCAAAATGCGGTTGAAAGCAGTCGGCTATTAGATATTCGTGGCCGTGTTACCGAAGTACAGGGCATGATCATCAAAGCGGCGGTTCCCGGTGTCAAGATTGGCGAGTTGTGTGAGCTGGTGACGCCAAACGATGACAAAACCAGCTATGCCGAGGTGGTAGGCTTTCAGGGTCACGAAACGGTACTCTCCCCCATGGGTGAAATCATGGGAATCTCTTCCACGACAGAAGTAATTCCCACAGGTAAGGTTCACCATGTGGGCGTTGGCTCTCATCTTCTGGGCCACGTGCTTGATGGTATGGGAAACCCTCTGAATCCGGCAGCCTTCGAAGGGGTGGAACCTGAAACCTGGTATCCGGTTTATGCCGACAGCCCTGACCCGATGACCCGCCAGATCATTGATAAACCCTTACCTCTGGGCTTGAGAGTTCTGGATGGCGTCCTGACCTGCGGAGAAGGACAGCGTATGGGTATCTTCGCAGCCGCTGGTGGCGGTAAGAGTACGCTGCTTTCTATGCTGGTGAAAGGCGCTGAGGTTGATGTCACCGTACTTGCGCTGATCGGTGAAAGGGGACGGGAACTCAGGGAATTTATCGAGCATGATCTCGGCCCGGAAGGCGTCAAGAAGTCCGTTATCATCGTTGCCACTTCCGATAAATCTTCCATGGAAAGAGCCAAGGCTGCCTACACCGCCACGGCTGTTGCAGAGTATTTCAGAGACAAAGGCAAAAAAGTCCTGCTGCTGATGGATTCCGTCACCCGTTTTGCCCGTGCCCAGCGTGAAATTGGGCTGGCAGCCGGTGAGCCACCTACCCGTCGAGGTTTTCCACCTTCGGTCTTTGCCACGCTTCCCAAGTTAATGGAACGTGCCGGTATGTCAGATACTGGCTCAATCACGGCGCTCTATACAGTACTGGTAGAAGGTGATGACATGACTGAACCGGTAGCGGATGAAACCCGATCCATTCTGGACGGTCATATTATCCTTTCCAGAAAGTTGGCTGCCGCTAACCACTACCCTGCTATTGATGTTCTATCCAGCGCCAGCCGTGTCATGAATGCCATTACCCCGGAAGAGCACAAAGCCGCTGCGGGCAAACTCAGGGAACTTCTGGCCAAGTTTGACGAGATTGAACTGCTGGTTAAGGTCGGTGAGTACAAACCAGGTTCAGATGCAGTGGCTGATGAAGCCTTGCGGAAAATAGACGCCATACGAACCTTTCTGAAACAGCGCACCGACGAATTCAATGACTATGACACTACCATCCAGCAGCTGCGTCACGTCGTTGGAGTCTGA
- the tadA gene encoding tRNA adenosine(34) deaminase TadA: MADQNSTDSLWMREALKEAEKAREKDEVPVGAVVVRGGEIIGRGYNQPISGCNPVAHAEVLALQEAAATLNNYRLVDCELYVTLEPCTMCAGAIIHSRVKRVIFGALEPKAGALVSQNRTLEQPYMNYRVEMTPGVLEEECSEIISSFFRARREAKKAEKRRLKLC; this comes from the coding sequence TTGGCAGATCAAAACAGTACCGATAGCCTCTGGATGCGCGAGGCCCTGAAGGAAGCAGAAAAAGCCCGGGAAAAAGACGAAGTTCCGGTCGGGGCCGTTGTGGTCAGGGGGGGCGAAATCATAGGTCGGGGGTATAACCAGCCCATCAGTGGCTGCAATCCGGTGGCCCATGCCGAGGTGCTCGCCCTGCAGGAAGCGGCTGCCACTCTCAACAACTACCGGTTGGTGGATTGTGAACTCTACGTGACTCTTGAGCCTTGCACCATGTGTGCCGGAGCAATTATCCACAGTCGGGTAAAAAGAGTAATCTTTGGTGCTCTGGAGCCCAAGGCAGGGGCTCTGGTCAGTCAGAACCGGACTTTAGAGCAGCCCTATATGAACTATCGGGTGGAAATGACTCCCGGAGTCCTTGAGGAGGAATGCAGCGAAATCATTTCCTCTTTTTTCAGAGCCCGACGTGAGGCCAAGAAAGCAGAGAAGAGGCGTTTGAAGTTGTGCTGA
- a CDS encoding IS3 family transposase (programmed frameshift), translating to MPRYSEERKAAVLKKLLPPVNRSVPDVAKEEGISEQTLYNWRRQLRDKGLPVPGNEHNSEQWSAEARFAVVVETAALSEAELSEYCRKKGLYPEQVHEWKQACISGAEQSGQQARQEKKQAQQDRKRILKLESELRRKDKALAETAALLVLFKKARCLLRDRQRGQLTPLDERLKLLTWFDEATANGAPRWKAAEQLLVSLKTLNRWRDNTGQVIPDKRPGALRLSPSNKLTEEEEQRILTVCNKPENASLPPSQIVPMLADKGEYIASESSFYRVLKKHDQHHHRGRSKRRSKSSKPTTYVASGPNQVWCWDISYFPSKVRGQFWYLYLILDIYSRKIVAWEVHDKESGELASSLINRAVVAERCVNKPMVLHSDNGAPMTSHTFQSKLAYLGIIPSHSRPRVSNDNAFAESVFKTLKYCPQWPSQGFLTLEESRNWMLSFVRFYNQEHRHSSIRFVTPEQRHDGRDKAILEQRKRVYKKAREKNPLRWSGKCRNWEPVGSVALNPERESGAADCIKIAA from the exons GTGCCTCGTTATTCTGAAGAACGTAAAGCTGCTGTATTGAAAAAGCTTTTGCCACCCGTTAATCGCTCTGTTCCTGACGTCGCCAAAGAAGAGGGCATTAGTGAGCAGACCCTGTACAATTGGCGCAGACAGTTAAGAGATAAAGGGTTGCCCGTGCCAGGGAATGAACATAATTCAGAGCAGTGGTCTGCTGAAGCCCGCTTTGCCGTAGTCGTTGAAACTGCTGCACTTTCTGAAGCAGAGCTGAGTGAGTATTGCCGTAAAAAAGGGCTTTACCCAGAACAGGTGCACGAGTGGAAGCAAGCCTGTATTTCTGGTGCAGAACAGTCTGGACAACAGGCCAGACAAGAGAAAAAACAAGCTCAACAGGATCGAAAGCGTATTCTGAAACTTGAGAGCGAGCTTCGCCGTAAAGATAAGGCGTTAGCCGAAACTGCTGCTCTTTTGGTACTGT TCAAAAAAGCTCGATGCCTTCTACGGGATAGACAACGAGGACAACTGACTCCCCTTGATGAACGCCTGAAATTGCTGACATGGTTTGATGAGGCCACAGCAAACGGGGCGCCCCGCTGGAAGGCTGCAGAACAACTACTGGTGTCTTTAAAAACATTGAATCGATGGCGTGACAACACGGGCCAGGTAATTCCTGACAAACGGCCTGGAGCCTTACGATTATCACCGTCTAATAAGCTGACAGAAGAGGAGGAGCAGCGTATTCTAACAGTGTGCAATAAGCCAGAAAATGCCAGCTTGCCACCCTCGCAAATTGTGCCGATGCTGGCAGATAAGGGTGAATATATTGCTTCAGAATCGAGCTTCTACCGGGTACTAAAAAAACATGACCAGCATCATCATAGAGGACGATCAAAGAGGCGATCAAAAAGCAGTAAGCCGACCACGTATGTAGCTTCTGGCCCTAACCAAGTGTGGTGTTGGGACATTAGCTACTTTCCGTCGAAGGTGCGCGGTCAGTTTTGGTATCTATACCTCATCCTGGATATATACAGCCGTAAAATTGTTGCGTGGGAAGTACACGACAAAGAGTCAGGGGAACTGGCTAGTAGCTTGATTAACAGGGCTGTAGTCGCTGAGCGATGTGTTAACAAGCCGATGGTTCTGCACTCTGACAACGGAGCACCAATGACGTCGCATACATTCCAATCAAAACTGGCATACCTTGGCATCATACCGTCGCATAGCCGACCAAGAGTGAGTAATGATAACGCTTTTGCAGAGTCCGTGTTTAAGACATTGAAGTACTGTCCGCAATGGCCGTCCCAAGGTTTTCTGACACTGGAAGAAAGCAGAAATTGGATGCTGTCGTTTGTCAGGTTTTACAACCAAGAGCACCGCCATAGCTCTATTCGCTTTGTGACACCAGAACAGCGTCATGATGGACGTGACAAAGCGATACTGGAGCAGCGAAAACGGGTGTACAAGAAAGCACGTGAGAAAAATCCGTTGCGTTGGTCTGGCAAGTGCAGAAACTGGGAACCAGTTGGTTCTGTTGCGTTAAACCCGGAACGGGAATCAGGGGCTGCTGACTGTATCAAAATAGCAGCATAA
- a CDS encoding type III secretion system chaperone, protein MSYKQNVEENIQHFAESIGLGELSLNEHDACGLCFDDTLIVNMEYLEEDEALVFVSSVKPMDAHDDAKTSLYEKLLSLNLQHHSMQGAFHALNHDKSEILLIRSMQASSDYGNFESTLEKFVNTLEWVISEVNNTESDGTAPPKDSGPKPPPTAPGGPGDMGMMV, encoded by the coding sequence ATGAGTTACAAGCAAAATGTAGAAGAGAATATACAGCATTTTGCAGAGAGCATCGGTCTGGGTGAGCTCAGCTTGAATGAACACGATGCCTGTGGTCTCTGTTTTGATGACACCCTGATCGTAAACATGGAATATCTGGAAGAAGACGAGGCTCTGGTATTCGTTTCCTCAGTAAAACCCATGGACGCTCACGACGACGCCAAAACCAGCCTGTATGAAAAGCTTCTGTCACTGAACCTTCAGCATCACAGTATGCAGGGTGCCTTCCACGCCCTGAATCATGACAAGTCTGAAATTCTGCTGATTCGCTCTATGCAGGCTTCATCAGACTACGGTAACTTTGAATCCACTCTGGAGAAGTTCGTCAACACACTCGAGTGGGTGATCTCCGAAGTGAATAATACGGAAAGCGATGGGACTGCCCCACCTAAAGATAGTGGACCAAAGCCTCCTCCCACCGCTCCTGGCGGACCCGGAGACATGGGCATGATGGTCTGA
- a CDS encoding type III secretion HpaP family protein, which translates to MQPTNANQNVQQNNNQPTQNQSQKVSEDQASDFSKKMKKKEDPKSAKGESKDGQSLESLMAERRKSAKEALEGKFKDQGNGREGQKGQEEGAMKSMLDGSDHVVGQVRETQQASETQLKSIQAVSGPKEINEVINKLVDKIMVSSKDAIQGAEVRITLKDNILPGTEIRIQRVSGELQVTMNTSSADSHNFLVANEASLMKNLEKLGEKVQVNINLSGDGNEQNDGRSQQEYVGEEEQEDNDS; encoded by the coding sequence ATGCAGCCCACCAACGCTAATCAGAATGTTCAGCAGAACAACAATCAGCCTACCCAGAATCAGAGCCAGAAGGTTTCAGAGGATCAGGCTTCTGACTTTTCCAAAAAGATGAAAAAGAAGGAAGACCCGAAAAGCGCCAAGGGGGAATCCAAAGACGGTCAAAGCCTTGAAAGCCTGATGGCAGAGCGCAGAAAAAGTGCCAAGGAAGCTCTGGAAGGCAAGTTTAAAGATCAGGGCAATGGTCGTGAAGGTCAGAAAGGCCAGGAAGAAGGTGCCATGAAGTCTATGCTTGACGGCAGTGACCATGTAGTCGGTCAGGTCCGGGAAACTCAGCAGGCCTCAGAAACTCAATTGAAAAGCATTCAGGCCGTCAGTGGCCCCAAAGAGATCAATGAAGTCATCAACAAGCTGGTTGATAAAATCATGGTGTCTTCAAAAGACGCTATCCAGGGTGCCGAAGTTCGAATTACTCTGAAAGACAACATTCTGCCGGGCACCGAAATCCGCATTCAGAGAGTGTCTGGTGAACTGCAGGTCACCATGAATACCTCCTCAGCAGATTCCCACAACTTTCTGGTAGCCAACGAAGCGAGCTTGATGAAGAACCTGGAAAAGCTGGGCGAAAAAGTTCAGGTCAACATCAACCTGTCTGGCGATGGCAACGAACAGAATGACGGTCGCTCCCAGCAGGAGTATGTGGGTGAAGAAGAGCAGGAAGACAATGATTCCTAG